A window from Luteolibacter flavescens encodes these proteins:
- a CDS encoding NAD(P)-dependent alcohol dehydrogenase: MSTSKAYAAQTASSALAPLSIERREPGPHDVHIDILYCGVCHSDLHQARNEWHNTIYPCVPGHEIVGRVTKVGAHVTKFKEGDIAAVGCMVDSCRTCTSCEAGTEQYCLQFPTFTYNGQDKHLGGITYGGYSDAIVVDEAFTLKVPSNLDLAAVAPLLCAGITTYSPLHHWKVGPGQKVGIVGLGGLGHMGVKFARALGAHTVLFTTSPSKVEDGLKLGADEVVISKDADAMAKHAMSFDFILDAVSADHDINAYLSLLKLDGNLTLVGAPENPLPVAAFNLLLPRRSFSGSAIGGIAETQEMLDFCGEKGITSEIEIISIQQINEAYDRLLKGDVKYRFVIDMASLKN; the protein is encoded by the coding sequence ATGAGCACTTCAAAAGCCTACGCCGCCCAGACCGCCTCCTCCGCCCTCGCCCCGCTCTCCATCGAGCGCCGCGAGCCCGGCCCGCACGACGTCCATATCGACATCCTCTACTGCGGCGTCTGCCACTCCGACCTGCACCAGGCGCGGAATGAATGGCACAACACCATCTACCCCTGCGTGCCCGGCCACGAGATCGTGGGCCGCGTGACGAAGGTCGGCGCGCACGTCACGAAATTCAAGGAAGGCGACATCGCCGCCGTCGGCTGCATGGTGGACTCCTGCCGCACCTGCACGAGCTGCGAGGCCGGCACGGAGCAGTATTGCCTGCAATTCCCCACCTTCACCTACAATGGCCAGGACAAGCACCTCGGCGGCATCACCTACGGCGGCTACTCCGACGCCATCGTGGTGGACGAGGCATTCACGCTGAAGGTCCCGTCGAATCTCGACCTCGCCGCCGTCGCCCCGCTCCTCTGCGCCGGCATCACCACCTACTCGCCGCTCCATCACTGGAAGGTCGGCCCGGGGCAAAAGGTCGGCATCGTGGGGCTCGGCGGACTCGGCCACATGGGCGTGAAATTCGCCCGCGCGCTGGGTGCCCACACCGTGCTCTTCACCACCTCGCCGTCGAAGGTGGAGGACGGCCTGAAGCTCGGCGCGGACGAGGTGGTCATCTCGAAGGACGCCGATGCCATGGCGAAGCACGCGATGAGCTTCGACTTCATCCTCGATGCGGTCTCCGCCGACCACGACATCAATGCCTACCTCTCGCTGCTGAAGCTGGACGGCAATCTCACGCTCGTGGGCGCGCCGGAGAATCCGCTGCCGGTGGCCGCCTTCAATCTCCTGCTGCCACGCCGCAGCTTCTCCGGCTCCGCCATCGGCGGCATCGCCGAGACCCAGGAGATGCTCGATTTCTGCGGCGAAAAGGGAATCACCAGCGAGATCGAGATCATCTCCATCCAGCAGATCAATGAAGCCTACGACCGCCTTCTGAAGGGCGACGTGAAGTACCGCTTCGTGATCGACATGGCATCTCTCAAGAACTGA
- a CDS encoding alkene reductase has translation MSKIQEPVRIGAWDLPNRVVMAPLTRCRASEGRVPNAMMAEYYKQRSSAGLILSEATSISPQGVGYPDTPGLWSAEQVEGWKLVTSAVHEAGGRIIAQLWHVGRVSDPHYLDGELPVSASAIAAPGHVSILRPQRPHVTPRALELSEIPGIIEDYRKAAENALAAGFDGVEIHGANGYLPHQFLNDRINVRTDSFGGSIENRARFMLEAVDAAISVWGPDRVGLHLSPNTEDDSDAVATYGFIAREATARGIAFLFVREPLGADPRISRSIRKSFTGAFIANQELTKEQGDELLAANEADAISYGRLYIANPDLVERLAAAAPLNEPDGSTFYGGGPEGYLDYPTLEELNQPA, from the coding sequence ATGTCAAAGATCCAAGAACCCGTCCGCATCGGCGCATGGGACCTGCCGAATCGCGTCGTCATGGCCCCGCTAACCCGCTGCCGCGCCAGCGAGGGCCGCGTGCCGAATGCGATGATGGCCGAGTACTACAAGCAACGTAGTTCCGCCGGACTCATCCTTTCCGAGGCCACCTCCATCTCGCCGCAGGGCGTGGGCTACCCGGATACCCCGGGCCTCTGGTCCGCGGAGCAGGTGGAAGGCTGGAAGCTGGTCACGAGCGCCGTCCACGAGGCAGGCGGCCGCATCATCGCCCAGCTCTGGCACGTCGGTCGCGTCTCCGATCCGCATTATCTTGATGGCGAGCTTCCCGTGTCCGCCAGCGCCATCGCCGCGCCGGGCCACGTCAGCATCCTCCGCCCGCAGCGGCCCCACGTCACTCCGCGCGCGCTGGAGCTCTCGGAGATCCCCGGCATCATCGAGGACTACCGGAAGGCCGCGGAGAACGCGCTCGCCGCGGGCTTCGACGGCGTGGAGATCCACGGCGCGAACGGCTATCTGCCGCACCAGTTCCTGAACGACCGCATCAACGTGCGCACCGATTCCTTCGGCGGCAGCATCGAGAATCGCGCGCGCTTCATGCTGGAGGCCGTGGATGCCGCCATCTCCGTCTGGGGTCCGGACCGCGTGGGCCTGCACCTCTCGCCGAATACCGAGGACGATTCCGATGCCGTGGCCACCTACGGCTTCATCGCCCGCGAGGCCACCGCGCGCGGCATCGCCTTCCTCTTCGTCCGCGAGCCGCTCGGTGCCGATCCGCGCATCAGCAGAAGCATCCGGAAGTCCTTCACCGGAGCCTTCATCGCGAACCAGGAACTGACCAAGGAGCAGGGCGACGAACTCCTCGCCGCGAATGAAGCCGACGCCATTTCCTACGGCCGCCTCTACATCGCGAATCCGGACCTCGTCGAGCGCCTCGCCGCCGCCGCCCCGCTCAACGAGCCCGACGGCTCCACCTTCTACGGCGGCGGCCCGGAAGGCTACCTCGACTACCCCACGCTGGAAGAGCTGAACCAACCTGCCTGA